TTAGAAAACCCTTCGTTTTCTTCGTCCAATTCTTCACACATTGATCGTATGGTAGGAGTAGGTTATCATCCATCCCCGTCAAGAACAATTTATAGTGATAGATTTATACCAAGTAGATCTGGATCAAATTTTGCACTTTTTGATTTATCTCCGTCGTCAGCAGCGTCTTCAAGTTCTGGGGCAGGGGCggaaggtggtggtggtagtggcggTGGAGATGGGGCTGGTACTTATGCTAATTTATTAAAAAGTGTTTTATTTGGTCCTGATTCTGGTGTTGTTTCACCATTAACACCTGAAAAGACTTCAACTTTAGATGGGAGAAGTATTCAATTAAGTCCACCAAGTAGAAATATTTTCAGGTATAAGACTGAAACTAGACAGTCTATGTATTCATTGTCTCCATTTGGGTTTGATGATGCTTTGCCTGGTGTAATTCCATCCCCGGCTAAGGCACCACGGAAAGTACCCAGATCCCCTTACAAGGTGAAaagattgtttcttttggtgAATTTAGGATTTGTTTTTGTGAAATTCTGATGAAAGGATGGATTTTTAAATGTGGGTTTGTTATTGGTTGCTAGGTTTTGGATGCTCCTGCTTTACAAGATGATTTTTATCTAAATCTTGTTGATTGGTCTCCGAATAATGTATTGGCTGTCGGATTGGGTAATTGTGTTTATTTGTGGAATGCTTGCAGTAGTAAGGTAACAGCAGCTCTTTTTCGGTCTACTCTATCTGGCACTGGGTGTTGATTACTGGATGATTGAATTATGTGTTGCATTGATATGTAGGTAACTAAATTATGTGACTTGGGAGTGGATGATAGTGTTTGTTCAGTTGGATGGGCAAACCGCGGGACACACCTTGCTGTTGGAACTAATAACGGAAAAGTCCAGGTAACTACATTCCGTTGTTTTGTAAACTAGATGAGTAATTAGATCAAGCTCTTATCGGCATGCCATCTACAATTGACATTAACTCCAATAACTTTCCATTTAATAATAGCGGATAGATCGGGACATTTTTCCCATGCCGAAATGCATGGATTTCAATTTGTATATTTATGAGTGCAGACAGAATGGTGGACTTTTAAGTGGTTGCCATTGCCCATTGGGGATCAGAAAATTGCCTTAAGTTGATGTTCTGTATCAAATAATCAACTGTCTACATCGGAGAATATTGCCCCTTGAGATTAGAGTGTGTACCTTCAGGTTGTCCATTTGGAGTTTTACGTGAATGATAATTGCAACACAGAATCAACTGTTTACAGGGAGGAGAACATGGATAGGATGTCTCACCTAAAGATTAGAGTATGGACCTTCTGGTTTCCCATTTAGAATGTCATGCGAGTGAGGCATTAGGAAAAATAAAGGATCCCTTGTCTGCGTCGATTCAGGATGTGGGTTTTGTGATGATGGTCATGTTCACTGCATTAATGTCCGGAACTCCTTATTTGGATACAAATTTTGATATCATAGATTATCCCACTCCCTTTCCATATTAGAGCATCTTCTGTTTCGTAATGAGAAATGGATATATTAGAATGTAGAGGGTATGAAAATATGAACAAAAGTTTGGTATATCATATAATTGAATGAGAAACAACTAGAGCAGGAATATTCAATTGTACGGGGTGGCATTTGTCTGGATTGTGGTTTTCACAACACAAACCATCCTAATTTACTCATTTGATCTCCTGTCTGACTGTTGTTAATATTCATCCTTAAAATTAGTTCTGGTCACAGTCAGACTAGATATAGTACTCAACTATGTGTGGTGTCTGTTGAAGAAGTTGGGATTTTAATTATCCTCTCACATAATTTTTTACAGAACTGCAAGTATCATATCACATGGTTCTTTATTTTATTACTGTTCTGGTGTTTTAGCATTTGTTTGACTGGCGTAGTACCTGGTCACATTATCTATTGTCTAATGCTAGGGCTTGTTGAATTGACACCTTGTGATACTTTCAATTTGTGTAGATTTGGGATGCATCACGCTGTAGGAGGGTAAGGACTATGGAAGGCCATCGATTACGTGTTGGTGCACTTGCATGGAGTTCATCTGTATTATCTTCAGGTAGCCGTGACAAGAGTATTCTCCAACGTGATATTCGTGCTCAAGAGGATTTTGTTAGTAAGCTCAGTGGTCACAAATCAGAAGTGAGGCCTTAGATACATCTTGGAGTGcctgttttaattttttttttgctgattttaacTTTTAAAACTTCAAGCTACGTTTAATTCTTTTATTAAAaaggtaaaaataaataaaatcacttCCACTTATTATATTTCAACAATTGTTGCAGGTTTGTGGATTGAAGTGGTCTTATGATAACCGCGAATTAGCATCTGGTGGAAATGATAACAGGGTGAGttggtcttcatcatttccttGTTTAATGGTAGGACCGTAATTGCGTTTGTTGTGTATTTACTTTATTCATCTATTTGTCCTGCAGCTGtttgtttggaatcaacattCAACACAACCAGTGTTGAAATATTGTGAGCACACTGCTGCTGTAAAAGCAATTGCATGGTCCCCACATTTACATGGACTTCTTGCATCCGGTGGTGGTACTGCAGACAGATGCATTCGTTTTTGGAATACAACTACAAATTCACACCTCAGTTGCATGGACACTGGGAGTCAGGTGACCTTCTGAACAATCTCATGTTATCATTTTTAGGCATGTTGCTTCTGCTTAAGAAATGATATGTTAGTACTAGATTATCAGAGACAACCTATTAACTTGGGATGTGTTCTTCATGTTGTATTGAGATGAATTAATAATGGCGCACGAGGGACAGAATTCATCctctttgaaaatgaaaaatcggTTAGCTGCGAGATTTTCATTAGGACAGCATGTTAGGCAAGTCATATTATGATTCATTTGACATTCATTGATCTATGTAACTCGGACGAGAATTTCACCTATATATGCATGGATTCACTCCCCGTTTTAGTTAGTTATTACCCTGTGGTATTGTTGATTATGATGCAGTACTACTTTGGTAAGGTATCACTGCATGTACATTTTGTAGTCAATCTCGTGTCTTCCAGTTCAGCATCAACACAAAACAATGAAAGTACTACCACTATAATGCTAATGAAGTTGCAACTGCGATGCAGGTTTGCAATCTTGTGTGGTCTAAAAATGTGAATGAACTAGTCAGCACCCATGGTTACTCCCAAAACCAGATTATTGTTTGGAGATATCCTACCATGTCAAAGGTATGTGAATTAGTCATCTTATAAACTCACTGAAAAACCAAAACTCCATGATAAATAAACTAATCATCTACTCCTTTGTTGCAAATGCAGCTGGCTACCCTTACTGGTCATACATACAGGGTTCTATATCTTGCCATTTCCCCTGATGGACAGGTAGTTTAAGCTACACTACTTACAAAACTCGGCAGATTTCCTTATCTTATGTTATCGGTAGATTTTCTCATCTTAAAATCTTTGCTTTCAGACAATTGTTACAGGAGCAGGCGATGAAACACTTCGGTTCTGGAATGTATTTCCTTCTCCAAAATCGCAAGTATGTTCTTGCCTCTTTATTCAATAATTTGATAAGTAGATGTACCTCCTTGTTCTGCACGGCACTATTCTATAAATCAACCGCTAGAGCAATAAATTGAGACCTGTTCCATAAAACATTTCATGCGACCAAAGAAATATATATGCACACATTTTTCATGTCAGCTGATCCCGTGACTTGATAAATATGGATCTCATTTCTGTGTTTGGCTCTTAATCAGAACTCTGATAGCGAAATAGGAGCGTCTTCTCTTGGCAGAACTCAAATCAGGTGACCCTATAGTACCCACTGACATGTGTAAGCTACTGCAGCCAAAAAAATCCTTGATCCTTGAAGAACAAGGAAAACAGATACAAGCctggaaaaagaaaagaataattaGGAGAATTACACGTTAATAGAGAATTAGGCGTTGATTCCACAGAGAAGGAACTAGTTTTGAGAAGGAAGAAAACGGCGAAACAGAATAATGGGGTTGGatatttttttgcttcttttGGATGAATgcgattttcttttcttttttcattatttgttttcttcttctcaatgTTTTCCTTTTTATTTCCCACAGAGGTATAGATGTATAGTGGGGGAGATGTTGAACAAACATTCCCTTGGCATTATTTTGTATAATCGCCATAGCATATATACTGGTGTTCACCATCCTAACTGTTTGATGAATGAACCCACTATTTATGTAACATGGTATccctcatcttctttatttgtaaATATCAACATATTATATCATTCATTCATATTCTCTAAACATTTCTTTACCTGCAGTTATACCTAAATATACACCAGGcta
The nucleotide sequence above comes from Papaver somniferum cultivar HN1 chromosome 8, ASM357369v1, whole genome shotgun sequence. Encoded proteins:
- the LOC113304605 gene encoding protein FIZZY-RELATED 2-like encodes the protein MGDNQIPPQTPSSSSENRSSISRRPPFSSSTSSELNLPPNMSRSSLSLENPSFSSSNSSHIDRMVGVGYHPSPSRTIYSDRFIPSRSGSNFALFDLSPSSAASSSSGAGAEGGGGSGGGDGAGTYANLLKSVLFGPDSGVVSPLTPEKTSTLDGRSIQLSPPSRNIFRYKTETRQSMYSLSPFGFDDALPGVIPSPAKAPRKVPRSPYKVLDAPALQDDFYLNLVDWSPNNVLAVGLGNCVYLWNACSSKVTKLCDLGVDDSVCSVGWANRGTHLAVGTNNGKVQIWDASRCRRVRTMEGHRLRVGALAWSSSVLSSGSRDKSILQRDIRAQEDFVSKLSGHKSEVCGLKWSYDNRELASGGNDNRLFVWNQHSTQPVLKYCEHTAAVKAIAWSPHLHGLLASGGGTADRCIRFWNTTTNSHLSCMDTGSQVCNLVWSKNVNELVSTHGYSQNQIIVWRYPTMSKLATLTGHTYRVLYLAISPDGQTIVTGAGDETLRFWNVFPSPKSQNSDSEIGASSLGRTQIR